One part of the Planctomycetia bacterium genome encodes these proteins:
- a CDS encoding PIN domain-containing protein: MGTTLIYLDANVIIRLVEGDVGTRTPLEQRLAPSIGMTGSLTTSQLSRLECRTKPLRALDHHTLKQFDMFFAGLEITLIEVSASVIDQATDLRAKYNLKTPDALHYASAIDAGASVFLTGDLTFSRCQEIPVEVL; the protein is encoded by the coding sequence ATGGGAACAACGTTGATTTACCTTGATGCAAATGTCATTATCAGATTGGTCGAAGGGGATGTCGGAACTCGAACACCCTTGGAACAACGGCTGGCTCCATCGATAGGGATGACTGGTTCCCTGACAACTTCACAACTGAGTCGTCTCGAGTGTCGTACAAAACCATTGCGTGCACTTGACCATCATACGTTAAAGCAATTCGATATGTTTTTTGCTGGATTAGAAATTACCTTGATTGAAGTAAGTGCATCAGTGATAGACCAAGCAACGGATCTTCGCGCAAAATACAACTTGAAAACGCCCGATGCATTGCACTACGCTTCCGCTATTGACGCAGGCGCAAGTGTCTTCTTGACAGGCGACCTCACATTCTCACGATGCCAGGAAATACCTGTTGAAGTTTTGTGA
- a CDS encoding DUF4974 domain-containing protein: protein MVRRWFVLAGLSLCFLNPAAQADDPPGKQLEETATRIRVAKESLKHTVESALSKAGKLPVDAGIVVLQSAENDVNEANFLTAAEKKEFTDQLTAKRKAIESGLPASKPAPATTSKEENQTNEKVREELNLIKTLDKQGHVATAKARLKALMDKYPQHPALLAYATVTSRQDIARDYNRLNADRNTSTNEAMSDIVKSAGNVPPNGTIKYDKEAFDKASKREPVGSVFSKLTGREKEILRTLDQPSKTDFSFNNTSFDQVIKSLEKELGFQLVISKATMEEVRLSYESTLTYEIPRNVSKRNLLKSVLSELGLTYIIKGEIVQVVSFLQAKNEMRVGVMDVASLINGVGAQQNVNQIINLIKTTVEPDSWEGAGGNGTITFHPPGTLIIKNSAEVIYQLGARPRSR, encoded by the coding sequence ATGGTAAGGCGCTGGTTCGTTCTCGCTGGATTGTCTCTTTGCTTTCTGAACCCTGCTGCACAGGCAGACGATCCCCCCGGCAAACAACTCGAAGAAACTGCAACCCGTATCCGAGTGGCTAAAGAGTCGCTCAAGCACACCGTCGAATCGGCGTTGTCCAAAGCAGGCAAGTTGCCTGTCGATGCAGGCATTGTCGTACTGCAGTCAGCTGAGAATGATGTCAACGAGGCAAACTTCCTGACTGCTGCCGAGAAGAAAGAATTCACCGATCAACTGACAGCCAAGCGTAAGGCTATCGAATCGGGATTGCCTGCCAGCAAGCCTGCACCTGCTACCACCTCCAAGGAAGAGAATCAGACGAACGAGAAGGTTCGGGAGGAACTCAATCTCATCAAAACACTGGATAAGCAGGGGCATGTAGCCACTGCCAAGGCCAGGCTGAAAGCGTTGATGGATAAGTACCCGCAACATCCGGCACTTCTTGCCTATGCTACGGTCACTTCGCGACAGGATATAGCCCGCGATTACAACCGTCTGAATGCAGATCGTAACACCAGTACCAATGAAGCGATGAGCGACATCGTGAAATCGGCAGGGAATGTTCCTCCCAATGGCACCATTAAGTATGACAAGGAAGCATTCGATAAGGCCAGCAAACGCGAACCGGTAGGCAGCGTCTTTTCCAAGCTGACCGGTCGTGAGAAAGAGATTCTGCGCACACTTGATCAGCCGAGCAAAACGGATTTCAGCTTTAACAACACCAGCTTCGATCAGGTCATCAAGAGCCTGGAGAAGGAACTGGGCTTCCAGCTGGTCATCAGCAAAGCGACCATGGAAGAAGTCAGACTTTCCTACGAGAGCACGCTGACATATGAAATTCCCCGCAATGTATCCAAACGCAATCTACTCAAAAGCGTACTTAGTGAACTGGGGCTTACTTACATCATCAAGGGTGAAATAGTACAGGTAGTCAGCTTCCTGCAAGCTAAGAATGAAATGCGGGTAGGTGTGATGGATGTTGCCAGCCTGATCAACGGAGTTGGTGCACAACAGAATGTCAACCAGATTATCAACCTGATCAAGACGACGGTGGAGCCTGATTCCTGGGAAGGCGCTGGTGGTAATGGCACCATTACTTTCCACCCGCCCGGAACCTTGATCATTAAAAACTCGGCCGAGGTCATTTACCAGCTGGGTGCCCGGCCTCGATCCCGATAA
- the tadA gene encoding Flp pilus assembly complex ATPase component TadA yields the protein MRLAERLLQLGQIDLGAMQRLQEAQAMTPDRPEYQILLERGLAKEGDVLALLSDEFGMPIVELENAKVEKDALESMPSRLVHKRNLMPLKRENGSLIVATGDPQDVYTLDEVQMLTGLRIKPVLASPREIARLIKTHYGVGGETVNQLVAERKEDLELLEDLETDDSELAKMAQEASVVKLVNEILIEAVNERASDVHIEPSEHTLRIRYRIDGRLQTQMLPPEIARFSLAIVSRIKIMSRLNIAEKRLPQDGRIKMRVQGREIDVRVSIIPMSHGEGIVMRILDKGRMVFNLANVGMLPDTYKQFKELIDKPHGIVLVTGPTGSGKSTTLYSALNEIKDETLKIITVEDPVEYQMEGISQIQVHHKIGLSFAAALRSILRHDPDVVLIGEMRDMETAESAIQASLTGHLVFSTLHTNDAPGAFTRMIDMGVEPYLVGSTVEGVMAQRLVRTICKECKVEDVHAEEHLLPNDFPKTNNGKKIQIFKGAGCKACRGTGYRGRVGIYELMATDDELRDMCSQRISATVIRRKALEKGMVTLRQDGYRKVLSGITTVDEVVTATIGDFS from the coding sequence ATGCGACTGGCAGAACGGCTGTTACAACTGGGGCAGATTGATCTGGGCGCGATGCAGCGGCTACAGGAAGCTCAGGCCATGACTCCTGATCGGCCTGAATACCAGATTCTCCTGGAGCGGGGGTTAGCCAAGGAAGGTGATGTACTGGCGTTATTGTCGGATGAATTCGGCATGCCGATTGTCGAACTCGAAAATGCCAAGGTGGAAAAAGATGCACTGGAATCGATGCCGAGCCGGCTGGTGCACAAACGCAACCTGATGCCCCTCAAGCGTGAGAACGGCTCGCTGATTGTGGCCACGGGCGATCCGCAGGATGTCTATACGCTCGATGAAGTGCAGATGCTGACAGGCCTGCGTATCAAGCCGGTGCTGGCCAGCCCGCGCGAAATTGCCCGGCTCATCAAAACACATTATGGCGTCGGTGGCGAAACGGTTAATCAACTCGTCGCGGAGCGAAAGGAAGACCTCGAATTACTCGAAGACCTGGAAACCGATGACAGCGAACTGGCCAAGATGGCACAGGAAGCATCAGTCGTCAAACTGGTGAACGAAATCCTGATCGAAGCTGTCAATGAACGGGCGAGCGACGTACACATCGAGCCTTCGGAACATACGCTTCGCATCCGTTACCGAATCGATGGTCGATTGCAGACGCAGATGCTTCCGCCGGAAATCGCCCGATTTTCGCTGGCGATTGTCAGCCGCATCAAGATCATGTCGCGACTGAACATTGCCGAAAAGCGTCTGCCTCAGGATGGCCGCATCAAGATGCGTGTGCAGGGCCGCGAGATCGATGTTCGTGTTTCCATCATCCCCATGAGTCATGGCGAAGGCATTGTCATGCGTATCCTCGATAAGGGTCGCATGGTCTTTAACCTCGCCAATGTTGGCATGCTGCCTGATACCTACAAGCAATTCAAGGAACTGATCGATAAGCCGCACGGCATCGTGCTGGTCACCGGCCCCACGGGTTCGGGAAAATCAACCACGCTCTATTCAGCGCTCAATGAAATCAAAGATGAAACGCTGAAGATCATCACCGTGGAAGATCCTGTCGAATACCAGATGGAAGGTATCAGCCAGATTCAGGTACACCACAAGATAGGTTTGTCTTTTGCCGCTGCTCTGCGAAGCATCCTGCGCCACGATCCTGATGTCGTGCTCATCGGTGAAATGCGAGACATGGAGACGGCGGAATCAGCGATCCAGGCATCGCTGACTGGTCACCTGGTGTTCAGCACGCTGCACACCAACGATGCTCCCGGCGCATTTACGCGTATGATAGATATGGGTGTGGAGCCTTACCTGGTTGGTTCGACCGTTGAAGGAGTGATGGCCCAGCGACTGGTGCGAACTATCTGCAAGGAATGTAAGGTGGAAGATGTCCATGCTGAGGAACATCTGCTGCCCAACGACTTCCCCAAGACCAACAACGGAAAGAAGATTCAGATATTCAAAGGTGCAGGCTGCAAGGCATGCCGAGGCACAGGTTACCGTGGCCGAGTCGGCATTTATGAACTGATGGCTACCGATGATGAACTGCGGGATATGTGTTCACAGCGCATCAGTGCCACGGTCATCCGCAGGAAAGCTCTGGAAAAGGGCATGGTGACGTTGCGACAGGATGGCTATCGCAAAG